A region of Pseudomonas putida DNA encodes the following proteins:
- a CDS encoding fumarylacetoacetate hydrolase family protein, protein MSHALHDVATGTLFGVALNYQGLLQQHEAAFHEAPYKQPPVKPVLFVKTPNTRNHHEGNVVFPAGVERLQPGPALGVVIGKDASRVRAEDALDYVAGYTIVNEVSLPEASYYRPAVKAKCRDGFCPVGPELVPAAKVANPDALGLRLWVNGELRQQNTTANCVRTVAQLIAEISEFMTLHAGDILITGTPEGRVDVQPGDRVEVEIDGLGKLTNHIVAE, encoded by the coding sequence ATGAGCCATGCCCTGCATGACGTTGCGACCGGCACCCTGTTCGGCGTTGCGCTGAACTACCAGGGTCTGCTGCAGCAGCACGAAGCGGCGTTTCACGAAGCGCCCTACAAGCAACCGCCCGTCAAGCCGGTGCTGTTCGTCAAGACGCCCAACACCCGCAACCACCATGAGGGCAACGTGGTGTTCCCGGCCGGTGTCGAGCGCCTGCAACCGGGCCCAGCCCTGGGTGTGGTGATCGGCAAGGACGCCAGCCGGGTCAGGGCCGAAGACGCGCTGGACTACGTGGCGGGCTACACCATCGTCAACGAAGTCAGCCTGCCCGAGGCCAGCTACTACCGCCCTGCGGTCAAGGCCAAGTGCCGCGATGGCTTCTGCCCGGTCGGCCCCGAACTGGTACCGGCCGCCAAGGTGGCAAACCCGGACGCCCTGGGCCTGCGCCTGTGGGTCAACGGTGAACTGCGCCAGCAAAACACCACCGCCAACTGCGTGCGCACGGTTGCCCAGCTGATCGCCGAAATCAGCGAATTCATGACCCTGCATGCAGGCGACATTCTGATCACCGGCACCCCCGAGGGGCGCGTCGATGTCCAGCCTGGGGATCGCGTCGAGGTCGAGATCGACGGCCTGGGCAAACTGACCAACCACATCGTCGCCGAATGA
- a CDS encoding p-hydroxyphenylacetate 3-hydroxylase reductase component, which produces MSNETATAFDSRAFRRALGNFATGVTVVTAAGPSGRKVGVTANSFNSVSLEPALILWSIDKRSTSHEVFEEASHFAVNILAADQIELSNNFARPKDDRFAGIDYQEGAGGAPLLADCSARFQCEKFQQLDGGDHWILVGKVVAFDDFGRSPLLYHQGAYSMVLPHTRMTQRAEGQSPSSHFQGRLQHNLYYLMTQALRAYQGDYQPRQLSTGLRTSEARMLMVLENDAGLGMNDLQREVAMPAREIEEAVANLKRKGLIADDEGRVRLSVKGVDETEALWTIAREQQDQVFGQFSDEQLDTFKTVLKAIIQM; this is translated from the coding sequence ATGTCCAATGAAACCGCCACTGCCTTCGATAGCCGAGCCTTCCGCCGCGCGCTGGGCAACTTCGCCACCGGCGTAACCGTTGTCACCGCCGCTGGCCCCAGCGGGCGCAAGGTCGGCGTCACCGCCAACAGCTTCAACTCGGTCTCGCTGGAGCCTGCACTGATCTTGTGGAGCATCGACAAACGCTCCACCAGCCATGAAGTATTCGAAGAAGCGTCGCACTTCGCCGTGAACATTCTGGCGGCGGACCAGATTGAGCTGTCCAACAATTTCGCGCGGCCCAAGGATGATCGGTTTGCAGGGATCGATTACCAGGAAGGGGCGGGGGGCGCACCGCTCCTGGCCGATTGCTCGGCGCGCTTTCAGTGTGAGAAGTTTCAGCAACTCGACGGTGGCGACCACTGGATTCTGGTCGGCAAGGTGGTGGCGTTCGATGACTTTGGCCGTTCTCCACTGCTGTACCACCAGGGCGCCTACTCGATGGTGCTGCCACACACGCGCATGACCCAGCGGGCGGAGGGCCAGTCGCCGAGCAGCCACTTCCAGGGCCGCCTGCAACACAACCTGTACTACCTGATGACCCAGGCGTTGCGTGCTTATCAGGGCGACTATCAGCCACGCCAACTGAGTACCGGGCTGCGTACCAGCGAGGCGCGCATGTTGATGGTGCTGGAGAACGATGCTGGGCTTGGGATGAACGACCTGCAGCGTGAAGTGGCGATGCCTGCGCGTGAAATCGAGGAGGCCGTTGCCAACCTCAAGCGCAAGGGCCTGATTGCTGATGACGAGGGGCGGGTGCGGCTGTCGGTGAAGGGGGTGGATGAGACCGAGGCGCTGTGGACCATTGCCAGGGAGCAGCAGGACCAGGTGTTTGGGCAGTTCAGTGATGAGCAGTTGGATACCTTCAAGACGGTGCTGAAGGCGATTATTCAGATGTGA
- a CDS encoding fumarylacetoacetate hydrolase family protein: MKHARIQFDGQVHNVTVEDDHLRLADGRLVHEDQVTWLPPATGSMFALGLNYADHAAELAFSPPTEPLAFIKSPGTYTGHKQVTWRPDNVAYMHYECELVAVIGKQARNVKREDALKYLAGYTVCNDYAIRDYLENYYRPNLRVKNRDATTPVGPWIVDAADVPDPSNLKLRTWINGELKQEGSTSDMIFDIPYLIEYFSSFMTLQPGDMIATGTPEGLADVVPGDEVVVEVEGVGRLVNRIVSEADFFKNNKA, encoded by the coding sequence GTGAAACACGCCCGTATCCAGTTCGACGGCCAGGTCCACAACGTCACCGTCGAAGACGATCACCTGCGCCTGGCCGACGGCCGCCTGGTGCATGAAGACCAGGTGACCTGGCTGCCACCGGCCACCGGCAGCATGTTCGCCCTGGGCCTGAACTACGCCGACCACGCCGCAGAGCTTGCCTTCTCGCCGCCCACCGAGCCGCTGGCGTTCATCAAGTCGCCGGGCACCTACACCGGCCACAAGCAAGTCACCTGGCGCCCGGACAACGTTGCCTACATGCACTACGAGTGCGAGCTGGTAGCGGTGATCGGCAAGCAGGCGCGCAACGTCAAGCGCGAGGATGCCCTTAAGTACCTGGCCGGCTACACCGTGTGCAACGACTACGCCATCCGCGACTACCTGGAAAACTACTACCGCCCCAACCTGCGGGTGAAAAACCGCGACGCCACCACCCCGGTCGGCCCGTGGATCGTCGATGCGGCCGACGTGCCAGACCCGTCCAACCTGAAGCTGCGCACCTGGATCAACGGTGAGCTGAAGCAGGAAGGCAGCACCTCGGACATGATCTTCGACATCCCCTACCTGATCGAATACTTCTCCAGCTTCATGACCCTGCAACCGGGCGACATGATCGCCACCGGCACCCCAGAAGGCCTGGCCGACGTGGTGCCGGGCGATGAAGTGGTGGTGGAAGTCGAAGGCGTCGGCCGCCTGGTCAACCGCATCGTCAGCGAAGCTGACTTCTTCAAGAACAACAAGGCATGA
- the hpaI gene encoding 4-hydroxy-2-oxoheptanedioate aldolase translates to MDMPVNHFKQRLRSGEPQIGLWLGLADAYCAELAANAGFDWLLIDGEHAPNDLRGMLAQLQAVAPYPSQAVIRPVIGDTALIKQVLDIGAQTLLVPMVESAEQAHQLVQAMHYPPKGIRGVGSALARASRWNSIPGYLDQADAQMCLLVQIENRQGLANLDEIVAVEGVDGVFIGPADLSAAMGHRGNPGHPEVQAAIEDAIVRIGKAGKAAGILSADEKLARRYIELGAAFVAVGVDTTVLMRGLQDLAGKFKGTSASVSEGGGVY, encoded by the coding sequence ATGGACATGCCCGTCAACCACTTCAAACAACGCCTGCGCAGTGGCGAGCCGCAGATCGGCCTGTGGCTCGGCCTGGCCGATGCGTACTGCGCGGAGCTGGCCGCCAATGCCGGCTTCGACTGGCTGCTGATCGATGGTGAGCACGCGCCTAACGACCTGCGCGGCATGCTCGCGCAGCTGCAGGCGGTGGCTCCCTACCCTAGCCAGGCGGTGATTCGCCCGGTGATTGGCGATACCGCGCTGATCAAGCAAGTGCTGGATATCGGCGCGCAAACCCTGCTGGTGCCCATGGTGGAAAGCGCCGAGCAAGCGCACCAGCTGGTGCAGGCCATGCACTACCCACCCAAGGGCATACGCGGCGTAGGCAGCGCACTGGCGCGCGCATCACGCTGGAACAGCATTCCCGGCTACCTCGACCAGGCCGACGCGCAGATGTGCTTGCTGGTGCAGATCGAGAACAGGCAAGGGCTGGCCAACCTGGATGAAATCGTTGCCGTCGAGGGGGTCGATGGCGTGTTCATCGGCCCGGCCGACCTGAGCGCCGCCATGGGCCATCGTGGTAACCCTGGGCACCCTGAGGTGCAGGCGGCCATCGAGGACGCCATCGTGCGTATCGGCAAGGCGGGCAAGGCTGCGGGGATTCTCAGCGCGGACGAGAAGCTGGCACGGCGCTACATTGAACTGGGCGCGGCATTTGTGGCGGTTGGGGTGGATACCACGGTGTTGATGCGTGGGCTGCAGGATCTGGCGGGGAAGTTCAAAGGTACTTCGGCGTCGGTCAGTGAGGGGGGCGGCGTTTACTGA
- a CDS encoding 5-carboxymethyl-2-hydroxymuconate Delta-isomerase: MPHLVLLYTPDLETDADIPGLCRALADTMLEQRDAAGKAVFPTGGTRVLAYPAAHCAVADGNGDYGFLYANLRMGSGRPADVHKAVGDSLLHVLKQHLDALLQQRPIGITLQIDESNAQVYDAKHSTLHPLFNKPA, translated from the coding sequence ATGCCACACCTGGTTCTGCTCTACACCCCAGACCTTGAAACCGACGCCGACATCCCAGGCCTGTGCCGCGCCCTGGCCGACACCATGCTCGAACAGCGCGATGCCGCCGGCAAAGCGGTGTTCCCCACCGGCGGTACCCGTGTGCTGGCCTACCCCGCCGCGCACTGCGCGGTGGCCGATGGCAACGGCGACTACGGCTTTTTGTACGCCAACCTGCGCATGGGCAGTGGCCGCCCCGCTGACGTTCACAAGGCAGTCGGCGACAGCCTGTTGCACGTGCTCAAGCAGCACCTGGACGCGCTGCTCCAGCAACGCCCGATCGGCATCACCCTGCAGATCGACGAGAGCAACGCGCAGGTCTACGACGCCAAGCACAGCACCCTGCACCCGCTGTTCAACAAGCCGGCCTGA
- the hpaE gene encoding 5-carboxymethyl-2-hydroxymuconate semialdehyde dehydrogenase encodes MIKHWINGREVESKDTFVNYNPATGDAICEVASGGAEEVAQAVAAAKEAFPKWANTPAKERARLMRKLGELIDQNVPKLAELETLDTGLPIHQTKNVLIPRASHNFDFFAEVCTRMDGHTYPVDDQMLNYTLYQPVGVCGLVSPWNVPFMTATWKTAPCLALGNTAVLKMSELSPLTANELGRLAVEAGIPNGVLNVIQGYGATAGDALVRHPDVRAISFTGGTATGKKIMQTAGLKKYSMELGGKSPVVIFEDADLERALDAALFTIFSLNGERCTAGSRIFIQESVYPQFVAEFAARAKRLIVGDPTDPKTQVGSMITQQHYDKVTGYIRIGIEEGARLVAGGLERPANLPAHLAKGQFIQPTVFADVNNSMRIAQEEIFGPVACLIPFKDEAQALQLANDTEYGLASYIWTQDIGKAHRLARGIEAGMVFINSQNVRDLRQPFGGVKGSGTGREGGQYSFEVFAEIKNVCISMGSHHIPRWGV; translated from the coding sequence ATGATCAAGCACTGGATCAACGGCCGTGAGGTCGAGAGCAAAGACACCTTCGTCAACTACAACCCGGCCACCGGCGATGCCATTTGCGAAGTCGCCAGCGGCGGTGCCGAGGAAGTCGCCCAGGCCGTTGCGGCGGCCAAGGAAGCCTTCCCCAAATGGGCCAACACCCCAGCCAAGGAGCGTGCCCGCCTGATGCGCAAGCTGGGCGAGTTGATCGACCAGAACGTGCCGAAACTGGCCGAGCTGGAAACCCTCGACACCGGGCTGCCGATCCACCAGACCAAGAACGTGCTGATCCCACGTGCCTCGCACAACTTCGACTTCTTCGCCGAAGTGTGCACACGCATGGACGGCCACACCTACCCGGTCGATGACCAGATGCTCAACTACACCCTGTACCAGCCGGTCGGTGTATGCGGCCTGGTCTCGCCGTGGAACGTGCCGTTCATGACCGCCACCTGGAAGACCGCACCGTGCCTGGCGCTGGGCAATACTGCGGTGCTGAAGATGAGCGAACTGTCGCCGTTGACCGCCAATGAACTGGGGCGCCTTGCCGTTGAAGCCGGCATCCCCAATGGCGTGCTCAACGTGATCCAGGGCTATGGCGCCACCGCCGGCGATGCGCTGGTACGTCACCCCGATGTGCGCGCGATTTCGTTTACCGGCGGCACCGCCACCGGCAAGAAAATCATGCAGACCGCAGGCCTTAAAAAGTACTCGATGGAACTGGGCGGCAAGTCGCCGGTCGTGATCTTCGAGGATGCCGACCTTGAGCGCGCCCTGGACGCGGCCTTGTTCACCATCTTCTCGCTCAACGGCGAACGCTGCACCGCCGGCAGCCGCATCTTCATCCAGGAAAGCGTGTACCCGCAGTTCGTGGCCGAGTTCGCCGCACGTGCCAAACGCCTGATCGTCGGTGACCCGACCGACCCGAAAACGCAAGTCGGCTCGATGATCACCCAGCAGCACTACGACAAGGTCACCGGCTACATCCGCATCGGCATCGAAGAAGGTGCGCGCCTGGTCGCAGGCGGCCTGGAGCGCCCAGCCAACCTGCCTGCGCACCTCGCCAAAGGGCAGTTCATCCAGCCCACTGTGTTCGCCGACGTCAACAACAGCATGCGCATCGCCCAGGAAGAAATCTTCGGCCCCGTGGCGTGCCTGATCCCGTTCAAGGACGAGGCCCAAGCGCTGCAACTGGCCAACGACACCGAATACGGCCTGGCCTCGTACATCTGGACCCAGGACATCGGCAAGGCCCACCGCCTGGCACGCGGCATCGAAGCCGGCATGGTCTTCATCAACAGCCAGAACGTGCGTGACTTGCGCCAGCCCTTCGGCGGCGTCAAAGGCTCCGGCACCGGGCGCGAAGGCGGGCAATACAGCTTCGAAGTGTTCGCCGAGATCAAGAACGTGTGCATTTCCATGGGCAGCCACCACATACCGCGCTGGGGTGTATAA
- the hpaA gene encoding 4-hydroxyphenylacetate catabolism regulatory protein HpaA has translation MSDRHPIPNINIGQVYDQRYSDSEVHYDRLGNLAGFFGRNMPVHRHDRFFQVHYVKSGTVRVYLDDQQYIESGPMFFLTPPTVAHAFVTEADSDGHVLTVRQQLVWQLIEADASLLPVGVQVRPACVALANVPAEYKAEARRLERWLDALSDEFATPHPGRDAALQSLTRLIMISLLRLCPNSLESTPARHEDLKIFHRFNALIEAHYLEHWPLARYAQQIGVTEARLNDVCRRIADLPSKRLVLERLMQEAKRLLLFSGSTANEICYQLGFKDPAYFSRFFNRYAKLTPGEYRQRQAQLQ, from the coding sequence ATGAGCGATCGGCATCCCATTCCGAACATCAACATCGGCCAGGTCTACGACCAGCGCTACAGTGACAGCGAGGTGCATTACGACCGCCTGGGCAACCTTGCCGGGTTTTTCGGGCGCAACATGCCCGTGCACCGGCACGACCGGTTTTTTCAGGTGCATTACGTCAAATCCGGCACGGTGCGGGTGTACCTCGATGATCAGCAGTACATCGAGTCCGGGCCGATGTTTTTCTTGACGCCGCCGACGGTGGCACATGCCTTCGTCACCGAAGCGGACAGCGACGGCCATGTGCTGACGGTGCGCCAGCAACTGGTCTGGCAACTGATCGAAGCGGACGCCAGCCTGCTGCCGGTGGGAGTGCAGGTGCGGCCTGCCTGCGTTGCCCTGGCCAATGTGCCGGCTGAGTACAAGGCCGAGGCGCGCCGCCTCGAACGCTGGCTGGACGCGCTTAGCGATGAATTTGCCACCCCCCATCCGGGGCGGGATGCGGCGCTGCAGTCGTTGACCCGGCTGATCATGATCAGCTTGCTGCGGCTGTGCCCCAACTCGCTGGAATCCACGCCCGCAAGGCATGAAGACCTGAAGATTTTCCATCGCTTCAACGCACTGATCGAGGCGCACTACCTTGAGCACTGGCCCCTGGCGCGCTACGCGCAGCAGATCGGCGTGACCGAGGCGCGGCTCAACGATGTTTGTCGGCGCATCGCCGATTTGCCTTCCAAGCGCCTGGTGCTTGAACGGTTGATGCAGGAAGCCAAGCGTCTGCTGTTGTTTTCCGGCAGTACGGCCAATGAAATCTGCTACCAGCTTGGCTTCAAGGACCCGGCCTATTTCAGTCGGTTCTTCAACCGTTACGCCAAGCTCACGCCGGGCGAATACCGGCAGCGGCAAGCGCAGTTGCAATGA
- the hpaR gene encoding homoprotocatechuate degradation operon regulator HpaR, whose protein sequence is MTKTQPSLTLSLLQAREAAMAFFRPLLNEHDLTEQQWRVIRILSQQGELESYQLAHLACILKPSMTGVLSRLERDGLVRRQKAAQDARRVFVTLTERGEACFESMREGMEANYRKIQAQFGEAKLEQLMGLLNELKRIAP, encoded by the coding sequence ATGACCAAGACGCAACCCTCGCTGACGCTGAGCCTGCTGCAGGCCAGAGAGGCCGCGATGGCATTTTTCCGGCCGTTGCTGAACGAACATGACCTGACCGAGCAACAGTGGCGCGTCATCCGTATTCTTAGCCAGCAGGGTGAGTTGGAAAGCTACCAGCTCGCGCACCTGGCCTGCATCCTCAAGCCGAGCATGACCGGGGTGTTGAGCCGTCTGGAACGCGACGGCCTGGTGCGCCGGCAGAAGGCCGCGCAGGACGCGCGGCGCGTTTTCGTCACCCTCACCGAGCGCGGCGAGGCTTGTTTCGAGTCGATGCGCGAGGGGATGGAGGCCAACTACCGCAAGATCCAGGCCCAGTTCGGCGAAGCCAAGCTGGAGCAACTGATGGGCTTGTTGAATGAGCTCAAGCGCATCGCGCCGTAG
- a CDS encoding MFS transporter, with protein MSTLEHASRTTAQATLLDSTHRAVTWRLMPLLLVCYLFAHLDRINIGFAKMQMSQDLHLSDTVYGLGAGLFFIAYALFGVPSNLMLDRFGPRRWIASLMVVWGALSTSMLLIESSSAFYLLRFALGAAEAGFFPGILVYLNRWYPAGRRAQITALFAIAVPLAGVVGGPLSGGILAFMHDAAGLRGWQWMFLIEGAPVIVLGLIVLAVLPERFEQVAWLDAQQKAALRAQFGQEEQRKSVTSFAGIVASPAVWLLVAVYCAVMLAVNTLAFWMPSLIHTAGIGSDASVGLLSAVPYLAGCVFMLACGRSSDRHRERRWHLCVPLLMAAAGIAIAALAPHQALPVLAGLVLAGMGASAALPMFWQLPPAFLNGRTQAAGIALISSLGSIASFATPYFIGWVRDTTQSASLALYVLAALITLGGLLVLRTRAAIVNP; from the coding sequence ATGAGCACACTAGAGCATGCCTCGCGCACCACGGCGCAAGCCACACTCCTCGACAGTACACACCGGGCCGTCACCTGGCGGCTGATGCCGTTGCTGCTGGTGTGTTACCTGTTCGCCCACCTGGACCGCATCAACATCGGCTTCGCCAAGATGCAGATGAGCCAGGACCTGCACCTGTCCGATACGGTCTACGGGCTGGGCGCCGGGCTGTTCTTCATTGCCTACGCGCTGTTCGGCGTGCCGAGCAACCTGATGCTCGACCGCTTCGGCCCACGCCGCTGGATCGCCAGCCTGATGGTGGTGTGGGGTGCACTGTCGACCAGCATGCTGCTGATCGAGAGCAGCAGCGCGTTCTACCTGCTGCGCTTCGCACTGGGCGCGGCCGAGGCCGGGTTCTTCCCAGGCATTCTGGTGTACCTCAATCGCTGGTACCCGGCAGGCCGCCGGGCGCAGATCACTGCATTGTTCGCCATTGCCGTGCCGCTGGCAGGCGTGGTTGGCGGGCCGCTGTCGGGCGGCATTCTGGCCTTCATGCATGACGCCGCGGGCTTGCGTGGCTGGCAGTGGATGTTCCTGATCGAAGGCGCACCGGTCATCGTGCTCGGCTTGATCGTGCTGGCCGTCCTGCCGGAACGCTTCGAGCAGGTTGCCTGGCTCGATGCGCAACAAAAAGCCGCCCTGCGCGCCCAGTTCGGCCAGGAAGAACAACGCAAATCGGTCACGTCGTTCGCCGGTATCGTTGCAAGCCCTGCGGTGTGGCTGCTGGTGGCGGTGTACTGCGCGGTGATGCTGGCGGTGAACACCTTGGCGTTCTGGATGCCCAGCCTGATCCATACCGCCGGCATCGGCAGCGACGCCAGTGTCGGCCTGCTCAGCGCGGTGCCGTACTTGGCCGGCTGCGTGTTCATGCTCGCCTGCGGACGCTCGTCCGATCGCCATCGCGAACGCCGTTGGCACCTCTGCGTGCCGCTGTTGATGGCGGCGGCCGGGATCGCGATCGCCGCCCTTGCGCCCCACCAGGCGCTGCCCGTGCTGGCCGGCCTGGTGCTGGCAGGTATGGGCGCAAGCGCTGCCTTGCCGATGTTTTGGCAACTGCCACCGGCCTTTCTCAATGGCCGTACCCAGGCAGCCGGCATCGCCCTGATCAGCTCGCTGGGCAGCATCGCCTCGTTCGCCACGCCCTACTTCATCGGCTGGGTCCGCGACACCACCCAAAGTGCCAGCCTTGCGCTGTATGTGCTCGCCGCGCTCATCACCCTCGGCGGCCTGCTGGTGCTGCGCACTCGCGCCGCCATCGTCAACCCTTGA
- the hpaH gene encoding 2-oxo-hept-4-ene-1,7-dioate hydratase, translating to MLDNAFIQQAAERLDQAERTREQVRQFSLDQPAITIEDAYAIQRAWVAKKIAAGRKLVGHKIGLTSRAMQVSSNITEPDYGALLDDMLFDEGSDIPFERFIVPRVEVELAFILGKPLKGPNVTVFDVLDATEWVIPALEIIDARIQQVDPQTQATRKVFDTISDNAANAGVVMGGRAVRPTEIDLRKVPAVLYRNGVIEESGVSAAVLNHPAKGVAWLANKLAAYDVTLQPGQIILGGSFTRPVAARPGDTFHVDYDLLGSIACRFV from the coding sequence ATGCTTGATAACGCTTTCATCCAACAGGCTGCCGAGCGGCTCGACCAGGCCGAGCGCACCCGCGAACAGGTGCGCCAGTTTTCGCTCGACCAACCGGCTATCACCATCGAAGATGCCTACGCCATCCAGCGCGCCTGGGTCGCCAAGAAGATTGCAGCCGGGCGCAAGCTGGTCGGCCACAAGATCGGCCTCACCTCCCGCGCCATGCAGGTGTCTTCGAACATCACCGAGCCAGACTACGGCGCGCTCCTGGACGACATGCTGTTCGATGAAGGCAGCGACATTCCCTTCGAGCGGTTTATCGTGCCGCGCGTCGAAGTGGAGTTGGCCTTTATTCTCGGCAAGCCGCTCAAAGGCCCCAATGTCACGGTGTTCGATGTGCTGGACGCCACCGAATGGGTCATCCCTGCGCTGGAAATCATCGACGCACGCATTCAGCAGGTCGACCCGCAGACTCAGGCCACGCGCAAGGTGTTCGACACCATTTCCGACAACGCCGCCAACGCGGGCGTGGTCATGGGCGGGCGCGCCGTGCGCCCCACCGAGATCGACCTGCGCAAGGTACCGGCCGTGCTCTACCGCAACGGCGTGATCGAAGAGTCCGGGGTCAGCGCCGCGGTGCTCAACCACCCGGCCAAGGGTGTCGCCTGGCTGGCCAACAAGCTGGCCGCGTATGACGTCACACTGCAGCCGGGCCAGATCATCCTTGGCGGCTCCTTCACGCGCCCGGTGGCCGCACGGCCTGGCGACACCTTCCACGTCGACTACGACCTGCTCGGCTCGATTGCCTGCCGTTTCGTTTGA
- the hpaD gene encoding 3,4-dihydroxyphenylacetate 2,3-dioxygenase: MGKLALAAKITHVPSMYLSELPGPRQGFRQAAIDGHYEISRRCRELGVDTIVVFDTHWLVNANYHVLCGPHFKGVYTSNELPHFISNMEYEFPGNTALGQLLAAECNRFNVETMAHHATTLGPEYGTLVPMRYMNQDQHFKVVSVSALCTSHYLADSARLGWAMRKAVEDHYDGTVAFLASGSLSHRFAQNGQAPEFATKVWSPFLETLDHRVVQMWENGEWEAFCGMLPEYAAKGHGEGFMHDTAMLLGALGWSKYDGKADVVTPYFGSSGTGQINAIFPVTPQDGAAIPAAQAANPAAVVSTSRL; encoded by the coding sequence ATGGGCAAACTCGCTCTCGCTGCCAAGATTACCCATGTACCGTCCATGTACCTGTCCGAGCTGCCTGGCCCGCGCCAGGGCTTTCGGCAAGCTGCCATCGACGGGCACTACGAGATCAGCCGACGCTGCCGTGAGCTCGGCGTCGACACCATTGTCGTGTTCGACACTCACTGGTTGGTCAACGCCAACTACCACGTGCTCTGCGGCCCGCATTTCAAGGGCGTCTACACCAGCAACGAACTGCCGCACTTCATCAGCAACATGGAATACGAGTTCCCGGGCAACACCGCGCTCGGGCAGTTGCTGGCAGCAGAGTGCAACCGCTTCAACGTCGAGACCATGGCCCACCACGCCACCACCCTGGGCCCGGAATACGGCACCCTGGTACCGATGCGCTACATGAACCAGGACCAGCACTTCAAAGTGGTCTCGGTCTCGGCGCTGTGCACCTCCCACTACCTGGCCGACAGCGCCCGCCTCGGCTGGGCCATGCGCAAGGCGGTGGAAGATCACTACGACGGCACCGTGGCGTTCCTGGCCAGCGGCTCGCTGTCACACCGCTTCGCCCAGAACGGCCAGGCGCCGGAATTCGCCACCAAGGTGTGGAGCCCGTTCCTGGAAACCCTGGACCACCGCGTGGTGCAGATGTGGGAGAACGGGGAATGGGAGGCGTTCTGCGGCATGCTCCCGGAATACGCCGCCAAGGGCCACGGCGAGGGGTTCATGCATGACACCGCGATGCTGCTCGGTGCCCTGGGCTGGTCGAAGTATGACGGCAAGGCCGACGTGGTAACGCCGTACTTCGGCTCGTCGGGCACCGGCCAGATCAACGCGATCTTCCCGGTCACCCCGCAGGATGGCGCTGCCATTCCCGCTGCGCAGGCCGCCAACCCGGCAGCCGTGGTGTCCACCAGCCGCCTGTGA